ATCTCGGACAGGAAGACGAACGCCCGGCGCATCGAGTCGAGGTAAATGGTTTTCGTATAAGCCAGCACGAAGTCACATTCGCGCAATACGATGCTTTTTGCGAAGCCACCGGCCGTCACAAACCCGGTGATAATGGTTGGGGCCGGGAGCGCCGGCCAGTGATCAATGTGTCATGGAATGATGCCATGGCGTTTTGCCAATGGCTTTCGCAGCGCACCGGCAAAGAAATTCGACTGCCGACGGAGGCAGAATGGGAATATGCTGCTCGCAGTCGCGGCAAAAAGATTGGTTGGTCGGGCGCAGATAGTCCGGGCGATTTGATTGAATACGCCTGGATTAATTCCAATAGCGACAATCGCACGCAACCGGTGGGGCAAAAGAAACCAAATGATCTTGGCCTGTTTGATATGAGCGGAAATGCCAGCGAATGGTGCCTTGATTTTTATGACAGAAAGTACTACAGCAAGAGCGCGAAAAAAAATCCGCAAGGCCCGGCGCAAGGCAGCCAACGCGTGTTGCGCGGCGGCTGCAGTCGCAGCGATCCTTACGATTCACGCAGCACGAGCCGGGGCCCGCGCAGCGGCAATCGCGCCGACTTGTTGATCGGTTTTCGCCTGGTTATCAGTGATTAGGATCGACGATTAAATAACTTTCCCAATCTCCAACCGCGAATAGACGCGAATCATCGCGAATTAAAAAGCATTAGCGACCATTTGCGTTGATTAACGGCTTAAAGAAAATGACTAAGTTATTTAAATGGCAATCCTTAGTTTTCCCTTGACATTATGCCGGACGCAGGATATTTTCATCTATGCTTAAACCATGCGAATCATTCTCATGAAGCATGTGTTCGCTCGCATGGCGCTCCTGAAAAATTTGGCATTCTGACCATAAAATTTTATGTGAAAAGGCCTTACTCTTTGGGGTCTCTTGCCATAATTAGAGGCAGTATCATTTCCGGCGCTGACGGAAGGGAGCTTACAAACCATGCCGGTGAAACTCAAGCTCAGCCAGGAGAGCCAATCCGGGAGCGGGCAAGAATACCCGTTTTATAAAGACTGCATCACGATCGGACGTGAAAACACGTGCGACCTGCATTTGCCCGATCCTCACACCCGACTCGTTTCCCGCCAGCACGCCCAAATTGAACGCAAAGGCGAAGGGTATCAACTCATCGATCTTGGCAGCAGAAACGCCACATTTCTCAACGACGAAAAGCTCGAAGCGCACCGGCCCTATCCTCTCAAAAACGGCGATTTCATCAAAATTGGCGAATACCGTCTGCAGTGTTTTGTTTTACTCACGGAACCCGCCGCCGCGCCGCCGGCGACGTTGAATCCCTTCTTGCCGGAAGTTCAGGAATTGAACACAGCCTTGATGCACATGGGCAAGAAATTCCTCACAGCCGAGGAAAGCCAGCGGCACGAATGGCTGCGGCAAGCGCTGGCCACACCCTTGCGCGAGTTGGCAGACAGTGATCTCGGCGAGGTTTTCAAACAAGCGCTGCAATTTTCTCCAGAGCAGAACAATGGCGGGCTGGCAACGCAACTGGCGGAAACGGCGGAGAAGTTGCGACAGGCGCAAGCCGCACTAGAAAATTTGCAGGCCAGTCATCAAGCTTTGCGGGCGGAGTACGATCGTCTCAACGCTTTGCAAAAAACTGTCAGCGCCATGCCGCCGGCTGCTATCCCGGTAATTTCGGCTGAACCGATGAATGCGCGCACGCAGCGGGTGTTCGAAATGCTGCTCGAACTGGCGGTGGACTTCATCAAGCAGCCGCCATTTTTTCGCGGTGAAGTTTTCAAAGAGACCGTGAGTCAGTCTTCTTTTTTCTCCTCGGCCGAGGCCATTAAAAAACGGCTGTTGCGTCCGGATATTTCCGATGAAGATTTTGCCAAACGCCTGACTGATTTTCAAATGATTTTGCGAGCCGACATCACACATCAGGTGGCGGTGTTTAATGGCTATCGCGTTGCCGTGCGCGAAGGCACGCGCCGGTTGCTGGTGAATCTTGATGCCGAGGCTATCAAAAAAGAGTTTGCGGCAAAAACCCTCAATCTCGGTCTGCTCAAGATTCCCTGGCAGCTCTTCCCGCTCATTTTCGAATGGAAGCTTTTGCAAGCCTATCGCCACGAATCACGCCGCCTTTTGCAGGAAGATCAGAGTTATTTGGAGGAAAAGATTTTCGGGGCGGCATTTAAAAAAGGATATGATGAGCGGATGGAGGCGGGGAAGTGATTTTTGTCAAGCCAAAGTGACTAAAGAAGTCACTCAGATATCTCAAACTTTGTGGTGGGATGACGAACAATGGCATATGATGTTTTTATTTCTTATTCGACTGATGATAAAAGGATCGCAGAGATCGTTTGTGTTCAATTAGAGAGCCGGGGTATCAGTTGTTGGATGGCAACACGGGATATACTACCCGGAACGGAATGGGGAGAGTCTATAATTAATGCTATTGCAAATTGCAGATTGCTATTATTGATTTTTTCATCAACAGCAGATACTTCAAAACAAGTATTAAGAGAGGTGGAGCAAGCTACAAGAAACGACAAAATTATTATTCCGTTCAGGATAGAAAATCATGAGCCGACCAAATCAATGCGGTTTTTTCTCAGCGCAACGCAGTGGCTTGACGCTTTTACGCATTCTTTAGAACCGCATATCGAAAGGCTGGTTACGATAATACAATCTCTCAAAAACAAGCTTGATGGGTCCGATCTTCAAAAACAAAAGCCATTAGATAATGTGTCGATCATATTGCATGAACCGCAACAATTAAACGATTCAACCACAGACGCAGAATTAGTGAATTTAGGAATACAAATTTGCCGAGAAGTGTCAAAAGAGCTTCAACAAAATGTGGACGATGAAGAAGTTGGTAAGACTATTTCCAAATCCGAGAGCAGGCCCGGAGACGTTGTTAAAGTCATTGATATACTATGTAATAGGATCGCTCGCAGATTAATCAAAGCATGGGGCGAAAGGCATAATTGTGAAATCATGCTTACTGGGGAGGATTTACCAAGCATGAAAGATCCTTCGTTTCAACCGAAAATCGTCTGTTGCCTAGATAGTCTTGATGGAACTCAACACTGGCTTCGTGGAAGGAACTTGTATGGCACCGCCTTGTCTTTTTTTAGGAAAGATCAAGACGTCGTGAGTAGTTATAAGTTAAGAGCTAGCGTCGTAATGGACGCCAATGGCAGGATTTTTTTTGCAGATGAGGATTCAGGAAAGGCATTTGAATGTGGCAAATCAACGCCTTTGCAGGTTACGAGTGATTATAGCGTAGCATTGTTAGACGAGGCCCATGTATGTACGGTGGCTCGACGGCCCAATCAGTACAGAGTTTTAGCAATGCATTTAGTTAATGGTTCGCCATTTCAAGGACTTTATACATTTGGTGGAAATCCCATCTTAGCCGCATTAGCTTTGGGAAAATACGATGCGGTATTTCAAGCCGATGCTTCCTTTACAGGCGATATTCAACCACTATGGGATTGGTTACCCGGAGGTCACATTGCGTATCGAGCAAACTGCCATATTTTTCAGTTGGACGGTTCAGATTTTGACGTTTTGGGTACAGCGGAGAATTGTATAAATAACGGCGAATGTAATTGCCCATATGTCGCCGCGCTGAATTATGAACTTGGGTTGGCTATTGTTGAGTGGTTAAAAAATACTCAAATTTCTATTTAGGAAATTAGAATGACACGCCAAAACCGCGTCGTTTGGTTCGAGGGCATGACGCTCGATCCCCATCATTTTCAGCAGGCCGACCGCTTTCACCTGGCCGCGCTGAATTTCCGGCTGCGTACGCGCCTGCGCTATGATTGGGGCTTTGCCGATTTGCAGATTAACAAAGAGGATTTGGCCAACGGCCAGTTCAGTCTGTTGAGCGCCAAAGGCGTCACGCCTGACGGCTTGGCGTTTGACATGCCGGGCGAAGATCGCCTGCCCAAACCGCGCAGTTTGGCCGAGCTTTTTCCGGCCACCGCCGAGAAGCTCGAGGTTTTTCTCGCCATTCACGCGGAGCGGCCCGGCGGCCATAATTTTCAAATCGAAGCGGCGCAAAACCAACCCGATACCCGCTTCGCGCTGGAGAATATCGAACTGGCGGATGACGCCATGAAAGCCAATGCCAAAGCCATCGGCGTTGCGGCTGCCAATTTTCAATTAAAAGTTGCGGGCGAGCCGCTCGATGAATACAGTTGGCTTAAAGTGGCGGAAGTCAAACGCACGCCCAAAGGTTTCGTCGCCGGTGAAAACTATATTCCGCCATGCCTTGCGATTGGCGCTTCGGAAAATTTGATGACGCTCACACGCGAGTTGCTGGGCGATTTGGTGAGTCGCGCCGCCGAGCAGCGGTCGCAATTGCCCTTCGGCAGCGCGGAATACAATGCGAACGCTTTCACGAGCCTTTGGCTGTCGAATATTCTCAATGGCGCGATTCCGATACTCAGCCATCATTATCAAATGGCAAAATGCTCGCCGGAAGAACTCTATTTGCAATTGCTGTCGCTGGCCGGCCAAATCATGACGTATCCCACCGGTTTTGATATCCGGCCTTCGGATTTTGCGCGCTACGATCACAATCATCTCGCGAATTGTTTCAACACGCTGGTTTTCCAAATTCGCGAGCAGCTTGATAAAATCGTGCCTTCGGTCAATTATGAAAGCGTCAAATTGGAAAAGAGCGGCGAAAATTTGTGGTATGGCTCCGGGATCAGTGAGCAACTTTTGCAAACGGCGCAGTTTTATCTGATCGCAAGCGGCGATACCGATGAGCGCAAATTGATCGACGAATTTCCGCGCAAACTCAAAATTGCGCCGCGCGAGACCATTCATGCGCTCGCCATGGCCGCGATTAACGGCCTCAAAGTCGCCTACACGCCGCGGCCGCCGGCCGGGCTGCCCGGCGGAACCGGCGTGCACCATTTTCATCTGGAAAAAACCGGCGACTTCTGGGAAGCCATCAGCCGCAGCCGCAGTATCGGCATTCTCGTACCGGCTGAATTTATGAAGCTGAAGCTGGAATTGATTGCATTGAGACCGGAGTGAGGCTGGTTGCTGGGTTCTGGTTGCTCGTTGCTGGTTACTCTTTACTGATCGGTCGTTTATTGACAAAAGTATGGGAATAAAACTCGAATTCCTTGGGTAGGAAATTTATGACAGGTAAAAAAATACAGAGCTATCGCGATTTGGAAATTTGGCAAATGGCGCGGGAACTAGTGGTCGTAATTCACAAGATGACATTAGAAAAATTGCCGACGTTTGAAATGTATGAGGAAGGGAGTCAAATACGACGATCATCGAAATCCATCTCAAGCAATATCGTCGAAGGTTTTGGTCGGAGCCGATACAAGAACGAATATATCAAGTTTTTGACGTATGCGCTGGCCTCTTGCGACGAAACTCGTGACCATCTCGAGATGATTTATGATACCGGCTCTTTTCAGGATCAATCGCTTTATCAAGAGTTGATCACATGCTATGATGTTTTGGGGCGAAAGATCAACAGTTTTCGCCAGACAGTAATTGCAAATTACCTGCCTCCGCAAGATCCCGCAGAACAAAGAACAAATAACGAAGACGAATAACCAGCAACAAGGAACCAGCAACGAGCAACAAGCCATGCCAACCAAATCCGATCATAACCAAAAACAGCGCCTGCCTGATTTGTGCGCCGAATGCTTGATGTTGGTTCTGCAATTGCGCGGCTCGAAAGAATTCGGCGAGGCGGCCACGTTGCGACAGCGCATTAAAGAATTGCTTGGCCGCTTCGAAAGTGAGGCCAAAAGCGCGGGCTATGAACAAAATTTTATTCGTGAAAAACTGACCTTTGCGCTGGTGGCGTTCCTGGATGAAACCATTTTAGGCTCGGAATGGAGCGGCAAAGAATCGTGGTTTGCTTATCCGTTGCAAATGGAATATTTCAACCGCTTCGACGCCGGCGATGAGTTTTTCAACCGCCTGCAAGAACTGCGGCAAAGCACAAGGCAAAACGCCGATGCGGTCGAGGTGTTCTACCTATGCCTTGCGCTCGGGTTCCGCGGCCGCTATCAATTCAATCCGGAAAAAGTGCAGCCCATCATCGAAGATGTGTATCATGATTTGCGCCGCATCACGGGCAAATCGGTGGAGCCGCTCTCGCCACACGGTAAGCCGCGCGATCAAATTCGGCAGGTTGCCAAAGAAACGGTGCCAACCTGGGTAATCGGCGTGGCCGCCGCGGCAGCTGGATTGATTTTTTACGTCATCATGTCCGTGATGATCTCGAATGAAGCCGGTAGCGTGGCGCGGCAGTTAATTGAAAAGTGAGGGGGTGAATTATGACAAAGGGATATCGTTTTGATAACTTGAACCCATCTGTTGGATCAGAGCATCACGCCTTTCGTACTCTAACTGACTGTGAGAAGTTTGTAAGATTACAAGGCGGGCTTAAAGGCGGCATGCGTATTTATGAAATTGAGGGTTCCCTCGTGAGAGACGAAGGAGGGCCGGACGGACTTGTTATCATAGTGAATCGTTATCGCAAGATTCAGTAAGGCAAAGTTATGAGTTGGTTCACCAAGATTTTGCGTCGCCGGCGGCTGATAGTCGCCCTGGGATTCATTTTGCTAATTTTGATGATTTGGATCGCTGGCGCAAAATTTTTGCTCGATTGGTCGCTAGCCGTGCGCGTGCTCGGCACCATCATTGTTGTGTTTCTCTGGCTTTTGCTTATCATGTACGAACGCATGCAGGAAATCCGCAGCGCCGGCATGCTGGAGCAATCGTTGCAGGCGCAGGCCGAGGCGCAAATGCGCGGCGTGCGGCCGGAAAAGCGCGCTGAAATCGAGCAATTTCAGAAGGAACTGGCCGCGGCAATTGAGTCGCTCAAGAAATCCAAAATCGGCCGCGGCCGCAGCGGCAAGGCTGCGCTTTATGCCCTGCCCTGGTACATGATGATCGGCCCGCCGGCTGCCGGCAAAACCACGGCTGTCAAAAACTCCGGCTTGGAATTTCCGTTTGGCGCGGATAAGGAATTTCGCGGCGTGGGCGGCACGCGCAATTGCGATTGGTTTTTCTCTAACTCCGCGATCTTGCTCGATACTGCCGGGCGCTTCGTCACCGAAGATGAAGATCGTGAAGAATGGCATGCCTTTCTCGACACGCTCAAAAAACACCGCCGGCGCAAGCCCATCAACGGCGTGATTGTCGGCATGAGTATCGCGGATTTGCTCAACGCCACGCCGGACGAGCTGGAGTGGCACGCGCAAACCATGCGCAAACGCATTGACGAGTTGATTCAGCGTCTCGGCATTCGTTTTCCGGTTTATCTCGTTTTTACCAAGTGCGACTTGCTTGACGGCTTTGTGGAATATTTTGAGGCGCTCAACCGCAGCGAACGCGAACAAATTTGGGGCTGCGCGTTTACGCCCGAACAAATGAAATCCCCCGACCTGCGGGCGGAATTCGAGAAAGAATTTCAACTCTTGATCGACACGCTTACCGACACGCGCATGGCGCGCTTGAGCAACCCGCTCAAACGCGAGCAGCGCCGTAAAGTTTTCATGTTCCCGCTGCAGCTTGCTGTTATCAAGGAAAAAATGGTGGCGTTTACCGGCAAGTTATTTCAGGCCAATCCTTATGAGGAAAACCCATTGTTTCGCGGCTTTTTCCTCACGAGCGGCACGCAGGAGGGTTTGCCGATTGATCGTGCCATCGAAACGATTTCGCGCAAATTCGGCCTGCCGCCGCTGC
This portion of the Cytophagia bacterium CHB2 genome encodes:
- a CDS encoding formylglycine-generating enzyme family protein, with the protein product LGQEDERPAHRVEVNGFRISQHEVTFAQYDAFCEATGRHKPGDNGWGRERRPVINVSWNDAMAFCQWLSQRTGKEIRLPTEAEWEYAARSRGKKIGWSGADSPGDLIEYAWINSNSDNRTQPVGQKKPNDLGLFDMSGNASEWCLDFYDRKYYSKSAKKNPQGPAQGSQRVLRGGCSRSDPYDSRSTSRGPRSGNRADLLIGFRLVISD
- a CDS encoding FHA domain-containing protein, whose protein sequence is MPVKLKLSQESQSGSGQEYPFYKDCITIGRENTCDLHLPDPHTRLVSRQHAQIERKGEGYQLIDLGSRNATFLNDEKLEAHRPYPLKNGDFIKIGEYRLQCFVLLTEPAAAPPATLNPFLPEVQELNTALMHMGKKFLTAEESQRHEWLRQALATPLRELADSDLGEVFKQALQFSPEQNNGGLATQLAETAEKLRQAQAALENLQASHQALRAEYDRLNALQKTVSAMPPAAIPVISAEPMNARTQRVFEMLLELAVDFIKQPPFFRGEVFKETVSQSSFFSSAEAIKKRLLRPDISDEDFAKRLTDFQMILRADITHQVAVFNGYRVAVREGTRRLLVNLDAEAIKKEFAAKTLNLGLLKIPWQLFPLIFEWKLLQAYRHESRRLLQEDQSYLEEKIFGAAFKKGYDERMEAGK
- a CDS encoding TIR domain-containing protein, with amino-acid sequence MAYDVFISYSTDDKRIAEIVCVQLESRGISCWMATRDILPGTEWGESIINAIANCRLLLLIFSSTADTSKQVLREVEQATRNDKIIIPFRIENHEPTKSMRFFLSATQWLDAFTHSLEPHIERLVTIIQSLKNKLDGSDLQKQKPLDNVSIILHEPQQLNDSTTDAELVNLGIQICREVSKELQQNVDDEEVGKTISKSESRPGDVVKVIDILCNRIARRLIKAWGERHNCEIMLTGEDLPSMKDPSFQPKIVCCLDSLDGTQHWLRGRNLYGTALSFFRKDQDVVSSYKLRASVVMDANGRIFFADEDSGKAFECGKSTPLQVTSDYSVALLDEAHVCTVARRPNQYRVLAMHLVNGSPFQGLYTFGGNPILAALALGKYDAVFQADASFTGDIQPLWDWLPGGHIAYRANCHIFQLDGSDFDVLGTAENCINNGECNCPYVAALNYELGLAIVEWLKNTQISI
- the tssK gene encoding type VI secretion system baseplate subunit TssK, producing the protein MTRQNRVVWFEGMTLDPHHFQQADRFHLAALNFRLRTRLRYDWGFADLQINKEDLANGQFSLLSAKGVTPDGLAFDMPGEDRLPKPRSLAELFPATAEKLEVFLAIHAERPGGHNFQIEAAQNQPDTRFALENIELADDAMKANAKAIGVAAANFQLKVAGEPLDEYSWLKVAEVKRTPKGFVAGENYIPPCLAIGASENLMTLTRELLGDLVSRAAEQRSQLPFGSAEYNANAFTSLWLSNILNGAIPILSHHYQMAKCSPEELYLQLLSLAGQIMTYPTGFDIRPSDFARYDHNHLANCFNTLVFQIREQLDKIVPSVNYESVKLEKSGENLWYGSGISEQLLQTAQFYLIASGDTDERKLIDEFPRKLKIAPRETIHALAMAAINGLKVAYTPRPPAGLPGGTGVHHFHLEKTGDFWEAISRSRSIGILVPAEFMKLKLELIALRPE
- a CDS encoding four helix bundle protein — translated: MQSYRDLEIWQMARELVVVIHKMTLEKLPTFEMYEEGSQIRRSSKSISSNIVEGFGRSRYKNEYIKFLTYALASCDETRDHLEMIYDTGSFQDQSLYQELITCYDVLGRKINSFRQTVIANYLPPQDPAEQRTNNEDE
- a CDS encoding DotU family type IV/VI secretion system protein, producing MPTKSDHNQKQRLPDLCAECLMLVLQLRGSKEFGEAATLRQRIKELLGRFESEAKSAGYEQNFIREKLTFALVAFLDETILGSEWSGKESWFAYPLQMEYFNRFDAGDEFFNRLQELRQSTRQNADAVEVFYLCLALGFRGRYQFNPEKVQPIIEDVYHDLRRITGKSVEPLSPHGKPRDQIRQVAKETVPTWVIGVAAAAAGLIFYVIMSVMISNEAGSVARQLIEK